In one window of Romboutsia hominis DNA:
- a CDS encoding alpha/beta hydrolase → MNKSNKIRLKVIGLSLTVFIGVSTFIGYLVYDGSVGSSQKIKNEDVVEVFSSRENKPLERLKNYENEDVFIDSPENGYKIEAKLIKSNIKTDKTVILVHGIESYYYEYLDKAYEYLEKGYNAVIYNQRHTGNTGGYDYTFGLYERYDLENVAKFVNERYPNGLLGVHGHSMGAGTALMHSSLNEKNKNVDFYIVDSPYHEMADAIRLGIEAENIPLLPVGYAKFMGDIYTQVKSGFSYEDVKPYKEVQNITTPMFLIHGKEDKVCSPQSSKIIYENIPHDKKELWLIDNVGHVNGYEILGDEYFNRIFNFIDKNVINNG, encoded by the coding sequence ATGAATAAAAGCAATAAAATAAGATTAAAAGTAATAGGATTGTCTTTGACAGTATTTATAGGAGTATCTACATTTATAGGATATTTAGTTTATGATGGTTCGGTAGGTTCTAGTCAGAAAATAAAAAATGAAGATGTTGTAGAAGTATTTTCAAGTAGAGAAAATAAGCCACTAGAAAGACTTAAAAATTATGAAAATGAAGATGTATTTATAGATTCACCAGAAAATGGTTATAAAATAGAAGCTAAGCTTATAAAGTCAAACATAAAAACAGATAAGACTGTTATATTAGTTCATGGCATAGAAAGTTATTATTATGAATATCTAGATAAGGCATATGAGTACCTAGAAAAAGGATATAATGCAGTTATATATAATCAAAGACATACAGGAAATACTGGAGGATATGATTATACATTTGGACTATATGAAAGATATGATTTAGAAAATGTAGCTAAATTTGTAAATGAAAGATACCCTAATGGATTACTTGGGGTACATGGACATTCAATGGGAGCAGGTACTGCACTTATGCACTCTAGTTTAAATGAAAAAAATAAAAATGTAGACTTTTATATAGTAGATTCACCATATCATGAAATGGCTGATGCAATAAGACTTGGAATAGAGGCTGAAAATATACCACTACTTCCTGTAGGATATGCAAAATTTATGGGAGATATATACACACAAGTAAAATCAGGATTTTCTTATGAAGATGTAAAACCTTATAAAGAAGTTCAAAATATAACTACTCCAATGTTCTTAATACATGGAAAAGAAGATAAGGTATGCTCACCACAAAGTAGTAAGATAATATATGAAAATATACCGCATGATAAAAAAGAATTATGGCTTATAGATAATGTTGGGCATGTAAACGGATATGAAATATTAGGAGATGAATATTTTAATAGAATATTTAACTTTATAGATAAAAATGTAATTAATAATGGATAA
- a CDS encoding DNA topoisomerase III, which translates to MKKTLVLAEKPSVGRDIARVLGCNKDKNGYIEGSKYIVTWALGHLVTLADTESYGQKYKSWNIDDLPILPKYLKTVVIKKTSKQFNTVKSQMIRDDVGEIVIATDAGREGELVARWIIDKIQVKKPLKRLWISSNTDKAIKDGFNKLKDAKEYDNLYYSAIARAEADWIVGINATRALTTKYNAQLSCGRVQTPTLGMIYKREKEIIEFKPRNYYGINLKSNKGNSDILFTWIDKNNQSSSFNEEKIDKIINKIKGKDLKIIKVDKTLKKKYSQGLYDLTQLQRDANKIYGYSAKETLSIMQKLYEHHKVLTYPRTDSRYLTSDIVETLRDRVKAVSISDYSRVCNKILKSNIKANKSFVDDKKVTDHHAIIPTEERVFLGELSDKERKIYDLVVKRFLSVLCPPFEYEQTLINASIEDEHFIFKGNRVINLGYRENYKDLDDDEDYGDVIVVKEGEILSISNINKTIGKTNPPSYLNEGSLLTLMEKSNLGTVATRADIIEKLFNTFVVEKKGKEIHITSKGKQLLELVPNELKTPELTATWETKLTDISKGKLNKNVFINEMKEYSKDIVREIKDSDSKFKHDNLTKNKCPECGKYMLEVKGKRGKMLVCEDRECNTRKTISQTTNARCPVCHKRLELRGEGEGKTFVCSCGHREKLSAFNKRKSEEKNKASKKDINKYLKNQNKNEEVFNNPFAEALAKLKK; encoded by the coding sequence ATGAAAAAAACATTGGTACTAGCAGAAAAGCCTTCAGTAGGAAGAGATATAGCTAGGGTATTAGGATGCAATAAAGATAAAAATGGATATATAGAAGGAAGTAAATATATAGTAACATGGGCGCTAGGACACTTAGTAACGCTAGCAGATACAGAAAGCTATGGTCAAAAGTATAAATCATGGAATATAGATGACTTACCAATACTTCCAAAATATTTGAAAACAGTAGTTATAAAAAAGACTAGCAAACAATTTAATACAGTAAAATCTCAAATGATAAGAGACGATGTAGGTGAGATAGTAATAGCTACAGACGCAGGGCGTGAAGGAGAACTTGTAGCTAGATGGATAATAGATAAAATACAAGTCAAAAAGCCTTTAAAGCGTTTATGGATATCGTCAAATACAGATAAAGCTATAAAAGATGGATTTAACAAATTAAAAGATGCAAAAGAATATGACAATTTATACTACTCAGCAATAGCTAGAGCAGAAGCTGATTGGATAGTTGGTATAAATGCAACTAGAGCACTCACAACAAAGTATAATGCACAGCTTTCTTGTGGTAGAGTACAAACACCAACATTAGGAATGATATATAAAAGAGAAAAAGAAATAATAGAGTTTAAGCCAAGAAATTATTATGGAATAAATCTAAAATCCAATAAAGGAAATTCAGATATTTTATTTACTTGGATAGATAAAAATAATCAAAGTAGTAGTTTTAATGAAGAAAAGATAGATAAAATAATAAACAAAATAAAAGGAAAAGATTTAAAGATAATAAAGGTAGATAAAACTCTAAAGAAAAAATATTCGCAAGGATTATATGATCTAACTCAATTACAAAGAGATGCAAATAAAATATATGGATATTCTGCTAAAGAAACGCTATCTATAATGCAAAAGCTATATGAACACCATAAAGTACTTACATATCCAAGAACAGATTCTAGATATTTAACATCTGATATAGTAGAAACCTTAAGAGATAGAGTTAAGGCTGTTAGTATAAGTGATTACTCTAGAGTATGTAATAAAATACTAAAGTCTAATATAAAGGCAAATAAATCATTTGTAGATGATAAAAAAGTAACAGACCACCATGCAATAATACCTACAGAAGAAAGAGTATTTTTAGGTGAGTTAAGCGACAAAGAAAGAAAAATATATGACCTTGTTGTTAAAAGGTTCTTATCAGTACTTTGCCCTCCATTTGAGTATGAACAAACGTTAATAAATGCTAGTATTGAAGATGAACACTTTATATTTAAAGGAAATAGAGTGATAAATCTAGGATATAGAGAAAACTATAAAGACTTAGATGATGATGAAGATTATGGCGATGTAATAGTAGTAAAGGAAGGCGAAATTTTAAGTATATCAAATATTAATAAAACTATTGGAAAAACTAATCCTCCATCATATCTAAATGAAGGAAGCCTTCTTACTCTTATGGAAAAAAGTAATCTTGGAACAGTAGCCACTAGAGCAGATATAATAGAAAAATTATTTAATACGTTTGTAGTAGAGAAAAAAGGAAAAGAAATACATATTACATCAAAGGGTAAACAATTATTAGAATTAGTACCAAATGAATTAAAAACACCAGAATTAACAGCAACATGGGAAACTAAGCTTACAGATATATCAAAAGGAAAGCTTAATAAAAATGTATTTATAAATGAAATGAAAGAATACTCAAAAGATATAGTTAGAGAAATAAAGGATAGTGATAGTAAATTTAAGCATGATAATTTAACCAAAAATAAATGCCCAGAATGTGGAAAATACATGCTTGAAGTTAAAGGTAAAAGAGGAAAGATGTTAGTATGTGAAGATAGAGAATGTAATACTAGAAAGACTATATCCCAAACTACTAATGCAAGATGTCCAGTATGCCATAAGAGATTAGAACTTCGTGGAGAAGGAGAAGGAAAGACTTTTGTTTGTAGCTGTGGGCATAGAGAAAAGTTAAGTGCCTTTAACAAAAGAAAAAGTGAAGAAAAAAATAAAGCATCTAAAAAAGATATTAATAAGTATCTAAAAAATCAAAACAAAAATGAGGAAGTATTTAATAATCCATTTGCAGAGGCTTTAGCTAAGTTAAAGAAATAG